In the Diorhabda carinulata isolate Delta chromosome 9, icDioCari1.1, whole genome shotgun sequence genome, one interval contains:
- the LOC130897982 gene encoding uncharacterized protein C7orf50 homolog has protein sequence MIIDTEKNQTKQKSKKRKGVVSFEEEVINREKASELLSNLPKPELVTEPIENRAAKLSKKQKRKHKEKIDKQNINVVSELTNNEQDLKEEFINENKSKKKKVKLEQVTSSNEIFNKTGENVDREVTKSNVELNENSEVCAQKVKNKKKKKDQETVSDENTTELVDTEAVNEVSKNITNNELSKRAKKKKKHLEQLAAKKLKTSLATQENVLNYLSKWKHSRTEWKFEKLKQIWLSQNLFDSAKIPEEFWETAVEYFSRSRGFIKKLILREAMKIIEEQDKAEEENTDEDYIIKVNRARGIVQSLQE, from the coding sequence atgattatagacactgaaaaaaatcaaacaaaacagAAAAGCAAGAAAAGGAAAGGTGTAGTTAGTTTCGAGGAAGAAGTTATTAATAGAGAAAAAGCATCAGAATTATTAAGTAATTTACCGAAACCTGAACTAGTTACTGAACCTATAGAAAACAGAGCAGCTAAACTTTCTAAAAAACAGAAAAGGAAACATAAAGAAAAGATAGATAAGCAAAATATAAACGTTGTTTCTGAACTAACAAACAATGAACAGGATTTGAAAGaagaatttattaatgaaaataaaagtaaaaagaagaaagtgaaACTTGAACAAGTTACatcttcaaatgaaattttcaataaaactggtGAAAATGTCGATCGGGAAGTTACAAAATCGAATGTGGAGTTGAACGAAAATTCTGAAGTATGTGCTCAGAAGGTcaagaataaaaagaaaaagaaggatCAAGAAACAGTGAGTGATGAAAACACAACTGAGTTAGTTGATACTGAAGCAGTTaatgaagtttcaaaaaacattacaaataaTGAACTATCTAAACGagctaaaaagaaaaagaaacatcTTGAACAATTAgctgcaaaaaaattgaaaacatccCTAGCAACGCAAGAAAATGTTCTTAACTATTTATCAAAATGGAAACATAGTAGGACTGAATGGAAGTTTGAAAAACTCAAACAAATATGGTTATCTCAAAATCTTTTTGACTCGGCAAAGATTCCCGAAGAATTCTGGGAGACAGCTGTGGAATATTTTTCACGGTCAAGAGGATTTATCAAGAAACTCATTTTGagagaagccatgaaaataatagaagaacAGGATAAAGCAGAAGAAGAAAATACAGATGAAGACTACATTATTAAAGTGAATAGAGCCCGTGGTATTGTACAAAGTTTACAAGAATGA